CAATGGGTTGGTTGGTCGGTGGAATTAACTTTCCTTTCCATGTGCGTCCTCCATAGGTAATCTTCGACGGATCGTGTGTTGCGCTGGTACTTCCTACAATAATGGCTTCATCATGAAATGTTGCCGATGCTTGCAGTAGGATTGTTAATGCTGTTGGGGCTAAAATCGTATCATCATTCAGCCACAAGTAGAAATTATGTATTTTTGTTTCTACGGCTGCCTTCCATGCGGTATGCATTCCACGGTTCCAGTATAGATTTCCATCACCTTGAATTACATATACATTTGGAAATTCTTTTTTTAAAGCCTCACTTGTGCCATCACTCGAACCATCGTCAACTAAAAAAATGTCCGGATTTTTCCTTAAGTGTTGGCTACTGACATTAATAGATTTGATGCAATCTATTGTTTTGTCTTTTCGATTATGAGAAGTAATTAAAATTGCTACGTGCTGCATCAATAGATGTGTATGGTTTGTTGAGATTGGATTTTGATATATTAAATAGTTTAAATGTTGGTTGAAAAACAAAAGGAAATGAGTGGCTGCAGAGGATAAAGAAGACCCAGGCATTGGGGCCAGCAAGTCCATTATTTAAAGAGCCAACTAAAATAAAAGAGACGATAATAATCGCCTTGTTATAAAGAGTCTGATATTGGACTTGATTCTTTATCCATGAAAATAAATAGAAGAACAATATAACAGACATTATGAGTCCATAGTTCATGATTATAACAATATAGGAATTTTCCACACCGGCAGCTCCCAGTTTTTCCATCACGGGAATGTAGTTATTGGGATTGCCAATCCAAAAGTCTGTATTGTTAATAAATGAAAAAGCGTCAAAAACCTTTACTCTCGTCATAGCGCTCCCATCTATAATGTCTCGGTGTATAAGTCGACCCCCAAAATTATGATTCAATATCAAACTAGAAATGGAAACAATGATTATGATGAGTATCGCAATGTAGGATATTTTCGTTGTGCTTGAAGTTTTCTTGCTTATCAGTATATTAGCAAAGTGCGATGTTAAGATGAGTGTCCAGATTATAGTAGCACCTCTGGCATTGAAACTTAAAAGGGCAATGTAACCTAGTATAGACAGTGAGGTTTTATATATTTGTTTTATATTGGATGTCAAAATGAATCCCATGATTATAGAAATGCTTAATGCGTTACTCAGAGGGTGTCCTAAAAATGCAGAACTTCGAAAGCTCCAACTTTCAATTGAAGTATTCCCAGTTATCGTATCTTTATAAGGGAAAACGTTGATCTGAAAGATTCTCTCGTAAATTGCCAGTAGGCATTCGCTTATAAAAAAGAAAAGAACAATATAGGAGACATTCATCTTAGTCTTGAGACCTTGTTCTCTTAATAAAATTGAGAGAAACATTGGAACCATGAGAAAGAAAATGACACTTCTTATGGCACTTGTATAATTTAGGATAAATTCGATGGTAATTATAATCGATAAGACTATAATTATCGATATTTCGCCTTTCGAAGTATATAACCAATTTTTATTTTTAAATCCGATTAGCCGATACAAGAATAAAAGGAGCAGCATAATAGATGCGGAGCTACCGACATGCTCGATGCCAAGCTTTGCTGCAACAGTCGTTGTCAGAAATATATAGATAACAATTCCTATGTAGAGGAACACGTTCATTGTTGAAATATTAGTCTACTTGCTTGGTGGTTATTTTCTTTTACTATATACAACTAGCGAAATCATTTCCTTATCGTTTTATATAAAGAAACGATTTCTGAGGCATTTCGTTGCATGGAGTAATTACTCATAACATTTTTTAGCGCGTGTTCAGCATACTTTTTTACTACCACTGGATTTTCTTGGTAGTGAATTATTTTTTGCGCAAGTTCCTGAAAATTGGATTCAATAAGCATGTTATTGTTTTCTTCAACAGCCAAATCACGTAGTCCGGGTATATTATACAAAATACAAGGTATTCCGCAGGCCATCGCTTCTAAGGCTGCGTTTCCTAACCCTTCATATTTCGAAGTCATTGTAAATACGTCTGAAGCGATTAAATAATCCCGTACATTCTCTTTTGTACCCAGGAAAAGGATTTGTTTTTCAATTCCCAATTCTTTTGCAAGGATTTTTTCCTCTTGTTCCAATGATCCATTACCGAGGTGAACGTATAGAAAGTTGGCTTTAGTTTTAATTACTGCCAATGCTTTTATTATGTCATTGTGATTTTTTACATGGCTGCAACTACCCGTTGAAATCAGTGCAAATGCGTCCTCCGGAATGCCTAATTCTTTGCGGATAGCAATTTTTTCCTGAGCGTCTATTACAGGATAAAACTTTTCAGTATCGATCCAGTTGTTTATTCGAACAGAGGGATTTTTGTAGTAATTTAGTTCATTCCTATAAACCGTTTCCCCAATGGTTTGGAAAGTTACATCTAATAAATTTCGTGAAATTAATCGACGGACAATGGCAATGGGGAGAGTAAACCACCGGTTTCGGAATGTGCTGTGTTGCGTTTTTACACATGATATACCGGCCATCCGCGAAACCGCTGCGGCGAAATATAAGTTACTCCTGTGTATATGTAAAATATCAACCTTTTCTCTTTTTATAAATTTATACAGAGCGATGTAGTATCGAATTCCTTTTAAAGCTAGTGGGTAGAAATTTATTGGCTTGTGCCAGGTTTTAATACCTCTATCTTTAAATACATTAATGTAGTTTCCCTCTTCTTTTCCAGTACTAAATGCGTACAAGGTTATATTGTTTTGTTGAAACAATTCCGCAGCATTGCTATACATGATTTCCGCTCCGGAAAACTCGATTTGATTAAAAAGATGCAGCACTTTCATAGGCCGGTTTTCAAACTTGTATTATACAATGATAGATATTGTTTGGCAATAGTTGTTGGGGTGAATCTTTGTAGGACATTTTCTAACCCCTTTTCACTATATTTTTCGTATTCTTTTTGAGAAGTAATCAATATTTTTAAAGCTTTAAAAATTTCATCTGGACTCTCAACGTCGACCAGCAAACCTGCTTCCCCTTTATTCAAAAGCCATGGGACAGCTCCAGATTTTTTTCCGCCAATGACCGGGATTCCCTGCGCCATCGCTTCAACAAGACTATTTCCGAAGCTCTCTTCTCTCGATGTGTGCAGTAGAATGTCACAATCATGGAGCATCTTCAAAAGAAGCTCGTGAGATACCTTTCCGTGAAAATGAATGTCGTTCAGGTTGAATTTTTTTTGCGCAGTTTTATAATTGGAGCCATCTTTTTCATAATCTTGCCCAACCAGATGCAGCTGCATTTGAGCAATTTCATTCTTTAGTTTATTGAAACCTGAAATAGCTGCTTCCGGATTTTTTATCTTATTCCATCCGTTGGCAATAAAGAAAATGTGAAAAATGTGATTTTCTCCTGGATAGGTACGTTTCGTATGAATGCTGTTATTTGATAACGGATTGGGAATGATAAGTCCAGGACGCTTTATCCTATCTTTCAAATATTGTGAGTTGTAACAGATTGCTCTAGCCTTTTTCCTCACCCAAAAGTCCATGAAAAGCCGGGTGAGCCTGTAGGGATGTTTTGTGAGTTTTAATATCGTTGGTGAATTGTCTCTAAATGTAACAACATGAGGAATACCAGACCTTATAGCACCGATAGCATATTCATAACTCCAGTGAGCATTGACGATATCCAGATTATTTTTTTCTTCTGCTATGAAACGTTTAATTTGCGTGTGTTCATGATAGCAGAAATCGAGGGTTTTTTTATTCGATGTTCTGAAGTGACCGATGATTATCTTTAAATTTTTTCCCTCAATAGCGTATTTTTCCTTGACCCGAGGGTCC
This Prolixibacter sp. NT017 DNA region includes the following protein-coding sequences:
- a CDS encoding glycosyltransferase; protein product: MKVLHLFNQIEFSGAEIMYSNAAELFQQNNITLYAFSTGKEEGNYINVFKDRGIKTWHKPINFYPLALKGIRYYIALYKFIKREKVDILHIHRSNLYFAAAVSRMAGISCVKTQHSTFRNRWFTLPIAIVRRLISRNLLDVTFQTIGETVYRNELNYYKNPSVRINNWIDTEKFYPVIDAQEKIAIRKELGIPEDAFALISTGSCSHVKNHNDIIKALAVIKTKANFLYVHLGNGSLEQEEKILAKELGIEKQILFLGTKENVRDYLIASDVFTMTSKYEGLGNAALEAMACGIPCILYNIPGLRDLAVEENNNMLIESNFQELAQKIIHYQENPVVVKKYAEHALKNVMSNYSMQRNASEIVSLYKTIRK
- a CDS encoding glycosyltransferase family 4 protein, which produces MNIGIAGPIKVSSLKDYLEDLKDGDLELGLGGTAINILVKSLLEEGNKLTVFTLDPRVKEKYAIEGKNLKIIIGHFRTSNKKTLDFCYHEHTQIKRFIAEEKNNLDIVNAHWSYEYAIGAIRSGIPHVVTFRDNSPTILKLTKHPYRLTRLFMDFWVRKKARAICYNSQYLKDRIKRPGLIIPNPLSNNSIHTKRTYPGENHIFHIFFIANGWNKIKNPEAAISGFNKLKNEIAQMQLHLVGQDYEKDGSNYKTAQKKFNLNDIHFHGKVSHELLLKMLHDCDILLHTSREESFGNSLVEAMAQGIPVIGGKKSGAVPWLLNKGEAGLLVDVESPDEIFKALKILITSQKEYEKYSEKGLENVLQRFTPTTIAKQYLSLYNTSLKTGL
- a CDS encoding glycosyltransferase family 2 protein produces the protein MQHVAILITSHNRKDKTIDCIKSINVSSQHLRKNPDIFLVDDGSSDGTSEALKKEFPNVYVIQGDGNLYWNRGMHTAWKAAVETKIHNFYLWLNDDTILAPTALTILLQASATFHDEAIIVGSTSATHDPSKITYGGRTWKGKLIPPTNQPIACKYFNGNMVLIPQQVYQKVGMNDPVYHHSLGDFDYGLRAAKAGISMMIAPGIMGTCDAHEQLPTWCNPEKTFKKRWKAFRTPLGHNPEEYFIFERRRYGLGVACFHYITNHLRVCFPQLWKG